The window ATATTGGAAGCCAGCGACAGCAAAAAGGAAGTGGTATTTAAATTTAGCGGATTTGAAGATATAAGCGCCAGTAATATAACTATTGCGCCGCCTGCTGATGATATAAAAACCACTCCCACGGCTATGGAACGCCTGCGCGAAGCCAGAAAAGCTGACCCTGCTGGTTTTGCCAAAGCATCGCATGGATCGGGCCAGGCCAAACGCGGCAGCAACGGTTTGGATATGGTTGACCCAAGCAAGATAGCTTCCATAAACGTGAAAGGGTATGATGGGCCTTTAACCAAAGTGATAAATAACCCTATTGAGTTGCCGGAGAAGAAGTAGTGTTTACAGCCGAAAATTATGATTTACACGATTTTTAATTAAATAATTGATTGCCAAATGTTTAATTGAAAAACACCCCCGATTTTGTAAACCATGTAAACCATGATTTTGGGTTGGCGAGCCAGATCCTTTCAGGCGTTCCTAAAACAAAAAACCCGCACGTGGCGGGTTTTTTGTTTTAAAGGTCGCTTAATAATTCAAGCTTCTTCTGGTTGTATTCCTCTTGCGATATCAGCCCGTTATCAAACAGGGTACGCAGCTTCTTTAGCTTTTCGGTTAGGACATCCGGCTGTGCTTCAATGTGGGCCGGTGCTGATGGTGGCGTAACAATCGGTTCCTGCTCTTTCGGCGCTGCCGGTGTTACCGGTTGAAATGCGACGTTATGCGGGTGATCTATAGTTACCGAACCCGATTCGGCTCGTTTCTCTTCCAGTTCGCGCAGGCGGCGGGCTTCACGCTCGGCCTCTTTACGTTCCTGGGCATATTGATATAGCTTGCGCGCCTGTACTTTAGGCAGGTAATCAACGCCCATCTCAGCACCATTGGTAGTTTTGGCACTGAAGATAGCCCCGATAATTTCCTCTTTGGTGAAAACATCCACAATATCCTTCCAAACAAAATCCACAAACTTAATGGACAGGCCCAGATTGGCTGGGGTGAAGAACAGGATACGTTTATTGGTCAGCGCGATAGAATCGGGCAGGATATTTACCAGTGGTTTTTTCTGTGTTGCTATGTATAAAATTTCCTCGCCGGTGGTTAACAAGTCAACCAGGCGAGTATATACTTTCTCGACGGCCTTGGGGTCTTGCTCGTCTTTTAAAAATTTGTCTATCATATAATTGCTTTCTGATTTTAGGGCAAAAGTAATATTTTTTATAACAAAGATTTTGCCTCTGATTCGTAAAGTAAAGCCAATTCAGTTTGGTAAGGTTCTAAATCCACGTCTTTATCCAATTCCTTAGCTTTATTAAAGTTTAGTGTAGCCGCTTCTTTGTTTTGTGACTTTAGGTAATAAACACCTAAATGCTTGTACATATAAGCATTATTCGGGTCCAGTTCAATTCCTTTTTCAATTAGCGACCGACCAGTTTCCAAATCACCGTTTAATAATTTTAGAAAACCTAAATTACTATATGGGTGTGCAAAGTTAGGGTCAATACTTATGGCTTTTTCAAGCAATTTTTGTGCATCGGCAAAGTCCTCTTTCATGATATACTCGTACCCCAAATTATTTAATCCTACTAAATTATTTGCATCAATTGCTAATGCTTTCAGATAATTGTCGACCGCCTCTTCTGACCTTTTTGTTACAGATTGTATGTACCCATAATTTAAATAATCTATGATAGTGAATTCTGTAGTTTCTTTTAATCTAATTAAATATATTTCAGCTTCAGCATTATTTTTTAGCATTAATAACGATGAGATAAACGCTCTGATTACAGCTGTTTCGTATGGGACAACCTCCATTACTTTCAAAAAATTAATTTTTGCAGATTGAAAATCTTTGTTTGTAAAATCATTTGCGCCATTAATATATTCCCGATAAACACTCCTGGCTTTATAGGTAAATTGTAACTGCTTGCCATCGCTACAGTTTCCTGTAACCTTATTTACATATGGTCTTAAATTATTGCAAAAACTCATGAAGGAAGCAAGCATTAACGCGAAAAAATATAGTTTAATAGCTCCATGCAGATCGCTTGACATTACGATATAACCAAGTAGGCATGATAATAGAAATGAAAATAACGGCCCCGCGATAAGAATGATAATAAATTTCCTATAATCGCTTTCGATTTTACTGGACTGGCATTGTCCCCCTCTTAAAGGCAAGAAAGATGGCTTTATATAAAAGTGAAGTTTATTTATTCTAAATTTTATTTTGGTAGTTTTATTTCCATAAGAACCTATAAATACATCGATTCTATCAGGCCTTGTTAAAAATAAATAAGCTACAGCGTGTCCCAGTTCGTGAAAAGTTATTATCACGGGGTTAGTAATATAGAAAACTATTAATACTCCAATAATTATGGCTATCAACAAAACGGGATATTTATTAGTGCAAATTAAGAAATTTTACCCCACCAGCAAATTACACCCCCTGATATCCGAATGATCGAACCGGCCTAGTACCTCAAACGAACCATCGGCGGCTACGCGACCTAAATCCTGCGTGGCTATAAAACTACAGGAATTTATATTGGCCAAATCAATCACATTAATACCTCCCGTGCGGTTAACGCCGGTAATGCTAAGCGGATCGTTAGTATCCCGGGTAATAATGCGCATCCAGGGCGGGCATTCAAAAACACCATCGCCTTTGGAATAGGCTTGCGATAATAACTCCGTCATGCCGTATTCCGAATGGATTTTAGCTACGCCAAAACCCGCGCACAGGTCGCGGTGTAATTCCTCGCGTATCATTTCCTTACGGCGGCCTTTCATGCCGCCGGTTTCCATCACAATCAACTGGGGGAAGTTAATAGCATATTGTTCAATAAAATCAAGCAGGGCAAAAGTTACGCCTATCAGTAACGTGGGCTTTCCAATTTGCCGCTGGCGTATCAGTTGCTGATGAAGCTCGGTGTGATTGTACAAATAAAAGCCGCTATCGGGATTGTCCGATTGCGTGATCATATCCTGTGCCATATAGATCAGCGACGAACCCTCGCGTTCTAAATACGAGGGTAGGAGGGCCAGCACGCAATAATCAGAAATGTCTCCATAAAACAGTTGAA of the Mucilaginibacter boryungensis genome contains:
- a CDS encoding LuxE/PaaK family acyltransferase → MLTPQQVFSISTEQHFTEAALQIFRHQARHCEVYRRFIEGLRVDVDSVDSIESIPFLPIPFFKSHKVLSNTEPVEVTFTSSGTTGMVTSSHYVTNVTWYRESFRRAFQLFYGDISDYCVLALLPSYLEREGSSLIYMAQDMITQSDNPDSGFYLYNHTELHQQLIRQRQIGKPTLLIGVTFALLDFIEQYAINFPQLIVMETGGMKGRRKEMIREELHRDLCAGFGVAKIHSEYGMTELLSQAYSKGDGVFECPPWMRIITRDTNDPLSITGVNRTGGINVIDLANINSCSFIATQDLGRVAADGSFEVLGRFDHSDIRGCNLLVG
- a CDS encoding PH domain-containing protein, which gives rise to MIDKFLKDEQDPKAVEKVYTRLVDLLTTGEEILYIATQKKPLVNILPDSIALTNKRILFFTPANLGLSIKFVDFVWKDIVDVFTKEEIIGAIFSAKTTNGAEMGVDYLPKVQARKLYQYAQERKEAEREARRLRELEEKRAESGSVTIDHPHNVAFQPVTPAAPKEQEPIVTPPSAPAHIEAQPDVLTEKLKKLRTLFDNGLISQEEYNQKKLELLSDL
- a CDS encoding tetratricopeptide repeat protein — encoded protein: MIITFHELGHAVAYLFLTRPDRIDVFIGSYGNKTTKIKFRINKLHFYIKPSFLPLRGGQCQSSKIESDYRKFIIILIAGPLFSFLLSCLLGYIVMSSDLHGAIKLYFFALMLASFMSFCNNLRPYVNKVTGNCSDGKQLQFTYKARSVYREYINGANDFTNKDFQSAKINFLKVMEVVPYETAVIRAFISSLLMLKNNAEAEIYLIRLKETTEFTIIDYLNYGYIQSVTKRSEEAVDNYLKALAIDANNLVGLNNLGYEYIMKEDFADAQKLLEKAISIDPNFAHPYSNLGFLKLLNGDLETGRSLIEKGIELDPNNAYMYKHLGVYYLKSQNKEAATLNFNKAKELDKDVDLEPYQTELALLYESEAKSLL